Below is a window of Lentimicrobium sp. L6 DNA.
TACACAATGGGAGTATCGGCCATAGCTACTAATACCTTAAACATAAATCCATTGATTAAAAGAGAAGAAAATCGTTCCCACGCAATCACATCTAAAGAACAAAGGATAAGTAAAATAACCAAAGTATCAACCAGTTGGCTGGTAAAGGTGGACGCATTATTTCTTAACCAAAGGTGTTTGCCATTTGTGAGTTTTTTCCAGAAATGAAACATTTGAACATCAACCAGCTGTGCAACAAGGTAGGCTGCCATGGAGGCTCCAACAGCTACATAGGTAAAACCAAAAACCTGAGAGAAGGTTTGATCGTTAATGGGAGACCAGTCAGTAGCAGGTGCTAGATTTGCAATAACAATGATGCCTAAAGTGAAAACACTTGCAATAAAACCCAAAAAAACCATTTGATTGGCACGTCTGCGCCCATATATTTCAGAAACTACATCAGTCACAATAAATGTTATGGGGTAAGGAAGTATTCCAACAGATAGTTCAAAGGTGTATATACCAAATGGCGACCATTGAAAAAACTTCTGAAATATGAGATTACTAACAACTAAAGCAGATAGAAATATGGCTGCAAGAATGAGATAGGCTTTTTCTGCTCTATATTTTAAAATTAAATCCATAGAACAAAATAAACGAA
It encodes the following:
- a CDS encoding queuosine precursor transporter, coding for MDLILKYRAEKAYLILAAIFLSALVVSNLIFQKFFQWSPFGIYTFELSVGILPYPITFIVTDVVSEIYGRRRANQMVFLGFIASVFTLGIIVIANLAPATDWSPINDQTFSQVFGFTYVAVGASMAAYLVAQLVDVQMFHFWKKLTNGKHLWLRNNASTFTSQLVDTLVILLILCSLDVIAWERFSSLLINGFMFKVLVAMADTPIVYFVVWLFRNQFKIKDNAEYLDY